A genomic segment from Gracilimonas sediminicola encodes:
- a CDS encoding Na+/H+ antiporter NhaC family protein, whose product MSNDFAGTKEKWKDPKTRRKIGVGAFIALIIAGVYAGVNQVFPEQSGHYGFWSIMPPLVAIVLAFYTREVVSSLFIGICLGGVISGKLNIVQDFLIPSVGTESFALIIIVYLWALGGLIGIWTRTGGAEKFAVWASKKMVRGPQTAKFFTWLMGLIFHQGGTISTVLTGATVRPVADKHNVSHEELAYMVDSTASPAATLIPFNVWPFYVGGLIIGTLPFLETTQQSIAFFFTALPYNFYAIFAILLTLAFAWDKFPFVPGKKMRAAIKRARSGQGLDREGATPMAADELTKSAVPEDYNPGLIDFFGPIGTLLGVAIIPYVVTYFFLDMGEDSVLLIAEAFVLAVLVGFGIALAKGMNLQEVVDGFIDGCKGVTIGAIILALAVTLKEVADAVGTAAYVVDTVGDVIPAFLLPGLLMILCMLIAFSTGTSWGTYAVVFPVAIPLAWAVVPDVFFLTLCFSAVIGGSVFGDQCSPISDTTILSSLATGCDLMDHVQTQFPLAILAGTLAVISYAAMVLLFV is encoded by the coding sequence ATGAGTAATGATTTTGCCGGAACCAAAGAGAAGTGGAAAGATCCCAAAACCCGCCGCAAGATAGGCGTTGGTGCATTCATCGCGCTGATTATCGCCGGGGTGTATGCCGGAGTGAACCAGGTTTTTCCTGAGCAAAGCGGACATTACGGATTTTGGTCCATCATGCCGCCGCTGGTAGCTATTGTTCTGGCATTTTATACACGCGAAGTGGTTAGCTCGCTGTTCATCGGGATTTGTTTGGGCGGTGTGATTTCCGGCAAGCTCAATATCGTACAGGATTTCCTGATTCCCTCCGTTGGAACTGAAAGTTTTGCCCTGATTATCATCGTTTACTTATGGGCTTTGGGAGGATTAATTGGCATCTGGACGCGAACCGGCGGTGCGGAGAAATTTGCCGTATGGGCCAGCAAGAAAATGGTGCGCGGACCTCAAACCGCCAAGTTCTTCACCTGGCTGATGGGACTCATTTTCCACCAGGGAGGAACCATCAGTACCGTATTGACTGGAGCTACGGTTCGTCCCGTTGCCGACAAACACAATGTGTCGCACGAAGAGCTGGCGTATATGGTCGATTCCACAGCTTCCCCGGCCGCAACCCTGATTCCATTCAACGTTTGGCCGTTTTACGTGGGCGGACTCATCATCGGAACCCTCCCTTTTCTGGAAACGACTCAGCAGAGTATCGCCTTTTTCTTCACTGCCCTGCCCTATAACTTTTATGCGATTTTCGCCATCCTGCTCACCCTTGCTTTTGCGTGGGACAAGTTCCCTTTCGTACCCGGAAAGAAAATGAGAGCCGCCATCAAACGCGCCCGCTCAGGACAAGGCCTCGATCGTGAAGGTGCTACCCCCATGGCTGCCGATGAGCTTACCAAAAGTGCTGTTCCCGAAGACTACAACCCCGGACTCATCGACTTTTTTGGCCCGATTGGAACATTGCTTGGTGTTGCCATCATCCCCTATGTTGTCACCTATTTTTTCCTGGACATGGGCGAAGATTCTGTGCTGTTAATTGCAGAGGCTTTTGTGCTTGCGGTACTGGTTGGATTTGGAATCGCTTTAGCCAAAGGCATGAACCTTCAAGAGGTCGTTGATGGATTTATTGACGGATGTAAAGGCGTCACCATCGGGGCAATCATCCTGGCCCTGGCCGTCACCCTTAAAGAAGTGGCTGATGCCGTCGGAACCGCCGCTTATGTGGTCGATACCGTCGGCGATGTAATCCCGGCCTTCCTTCTGCCCGGACTGTTGATGATTCTCTGCATGCTGATCGCCTTTTCAACCGGCACTTCCTGGGGAACTTATGCGGTGGTATTTCCGGTCGCCATCCCGCTGGCCTGGGCCGTGGTACCGGACGTATTTTTCCTCACCCTATGCTTTTCAGCGGTAATCGGCGGATCCGTATTCGGAGACCAGTGTTCCCCCATTTCGGACACCACCATCCTCTCCTCCCTCGCCACCGGCTGTGATTTGATGGACCACGTGCAAACCCAATTCCCCCTGGCCATCCTCGCCGGAACCCTCGCCGTCATCTCCTACGCCGCCATGGTGCTACTATTTGTGTGA
- a CDS encoding DEAD/DEAH box helicase: protein MSFEEFGLSPELMSGLADVRIEEPTPLQTEVIPPALQGRHMLVKHEAGDDGVFLIPALQKLTSNGEVSGIRVLILTPSIERVKEIDEKVWAMGYHAQISSAALSMKGIRTAQEEAIKDGAPVVVANPGRLIEILDKNKLKLPKVDLVIIDEAHGMENYNLVNRVKDIMQLTEGEPQTLIFSESNNKATQQLSSAFLKDPVVHGFDESNVKEATSDSDSDSGQKSEAKEESKEQTSDQQEQEAEDFELDQEEVNRKLAEASVSVVLNPEENKEEEEKEDEQEAKADSDNEKEPTVPEDLTQAYIYVPPRAKISTLLAHLEDTLTDKIVVFAASKRTTDRLFRIIRKKGWGVVSINEGLKQEYYDERFGKFTSGDMKILLVGGLSATEIELNEVKQVINYDVPNEVEEYKYRAELVGNGKAARMVSLVSKMDKDDIDEIVKKVGYAPTEIPLPEEVKEKKGRSKKSDKKDKSSKKKSSNKNKKSKNDDRDRKRRKKPKEKKSANGLPRPSYDGLSGGKEGDSNGKRPSPSKSDGAFGWIKKLFN from the coding sequence TTGTCTTTTGAAGAATTTGGCCTTAGCCCCGAATTAATGAGTGGGCTGGCCGACGTACGAATTGAAGAACCCACACCTCTCCAAACTGAAGTTATTCCACCGGCACTACAAGGCAGACATATGCTTGTAAAACATGAAGCTGGTGATGACGGTGTATTTTTGATACCTGCATTGCAAAAACTGACAAGCAACGGAGAGGTTTCTGGCATACGAGTTTTAATACTAACACCATCTATTGAGCGAGTTAAGGAAATAGACGAAAAAGTTTGGGCCATGGGCTACCATGCTCAAATAAGTAGTGCAGCGCTTTCCATGAAAGGAATTCGCACCGCTCAGGAAGAAGCTATTAAAGATGGAGCACCGGTTGTGGTGGCAAACCCCGGCCGGCTGATTGAAATACTGGATAAGAATAAGCTGAAGCTTCCCAAAGTGGATCTCGTCATTATTGACGAAGCCCACGGCATGGAGAACTATAACCTGGTGAACCGGGTGAAGGACATCATGCAGTTAACCGAGGGTGAGCCACAAACGCTTATTTTCTCTGAATCCAACAACAAAGCTACCCAACAGCTATCCTCTGCTTTCCTGAAAGATCCGGTGGTTCATGGGTTTGATGAATCCAACGTCAAGGAAGCTACATCTGACTCTGATTCCGACTCCGGACAGAAGTCCGAAGCAAAAGAAGAGTCTAAAGAGCAGACATCCGATCAACAGGAACAAGAAGCGGAAGATTTTGAGCTGGATCAGGAAGAAGTGAACCGCAAACTGGCCGAGGCCAGTGTAAGCGTCGTGCTCAACCCGGAAGAAAATAAAGAGGAAGAGGAAAAAGAGGACGAGCAGGAAGCTAAGGCTGATTCCGATAATGAGAAAGAGCCTACCGTTCCTGAAGACCTGACCCAGGCATACATTTATGTTCCTCCAAGAGCGAAAATCTCTACCCTGCTTGCTCACCTTGAAGATACACTGACAGACAAAATCGTGGTATTTGCTGCTTCCAAGCGCACTACCGACCGACTGTTCCGCATCATCCGTAAAAAAGGATGGGGTGTGGTCAGCATCAACGAAGGACTGAAGCAGGAGTATTATGACGAACGCTTCGGGAAGTTTACTTCCGGCGACATGAAGATTCTGCTGGTTGGCGGACTTTCTGCCACTGAAATAGAACTGAATGAAGTGAAGCAGGTCATCAATTATGACGTGCCTAACGAAGTGGAAGAATATAAATATCGCGCGGAGCTGGTCGGAAATGGGAAAGCCGCCCGTATGGTGTCACTGGTATCCAAAATGGATAAAGATGACATCGACGAGATTGTGAAGAAAGTAGGCTATGCCCCCACTGAAATTCCCCTTCCTGAAGAAGTGAAGGAGAAAAAAGGCCGCAGCAAGAAGTCGGATAAGAAAGATAAAAGCTCCAAGAAAAAGAGCAGCAACAAAAATAAGAAAAGCAAAAACGACGACCGCGACCGCAAGCGACGTAAAAAGCCGAAAGAGAAGAAATCCGCCAACGGACTTCCCCGTCCAAGTTATGACGGGCTTTCCGGTGGAAAAGAAGGAGATAGCAACGGTAAACGTCCAAGCCCAAGCAAATCCGACGGAGCCTTCGGCTGGATTAAGAAGCTGTTCAACTAA
- a CDS encoding CPBP family intramembrane glutamic endopeptidase produces the protein MQNPFFNSEENRLRSLFRVLLFIFLFVFMMVIPSLIPYTALDYIGRSILTLGLFYIMFRYVDGRPWSFSGLNLDRTWFMECAAGIVIAAVAMGLIFLTLWQTGGLEITSFSWNRSGETFWLIPLLIFFVQMASVGFYEEVMARGYLLPNITEGFTFGNITPQKAAIIAVIISSGIFGLGHAGNPNANITAVVNIVLAGVMLAVPFIITGRLGLSIGIHFSWNFFQGGIFGFRVSGMEVRNSLIQIQQSGPDWWTGASFGPEAGLIGVLGILLILGLTVLYLKQSGVRIGYADLFSNTFTEQKTIAEEAP, from the coding sequence ATGCAAAATCCATTTTTTAATTCGGAAGAAAACCGGCTTCGATCTTTATTTCGGGTACTCCTGTTTATCTTCTTGTTTGTTTTTATGATGGTAATTCCATCCCTGATCCCCTATACAGCTCTGGATTACATTGGAAGATCCATACTTACCCTTGGGCTGTTTTACATCATGTTCCGCTATGTGGATGGGCGGCCCTGGAGCTTCTCGGGATTAAACTTAGATAGAACCTGGTTTATGGAATGTGCAGCCGGGATTGTTATTGCTGCGGTGGCAATGGGACTTATATTTCTTACCCTGTGGCAAACCGGCGGACTTGAAATCACCAGCTTTAGCTGGAACCGCAGTGGAGAAACTTTTTGGCTTATCCCGCTTTTGATATTTTTTGTGCAAATGGCATCAGTAGGATTTTATGAAGAAGTCATGGCACGAGGGTATTTGCTGCCCAACATCACTGAAGGATTCACTTTTGGCAATATCACCCCTCAAAAAGCCGCTATAATCGCTGTCATTATCAGTTCGGGTATTTTTGGGCTTGGTCATGCCGGGAACCCCAACGCCAACATCACGGCCGTTGTTAACATCGTTTTGGCCGGGGTGATGCTGGCTGTGCCTTTTATTATAACAGGACGATTGGGATTGTCCATCGGTATTCACTTTTCATGGAATTTTTTCCAGGGCGGGATATTTGGCTTTCGGGTAAGCGGAATGGAAGTGCGTAACTCACTGATACAAATTCAGCAAAGCGGCCCTGATTGGTGGACCGGAGCCTCCTTTGGCCCCGAAGCCGGACTTATAGGAGTGCTGGGCATCCTTCTGATTTTAGGGTTGACCGTTCTTTATCTTAAACAAAGCGGTGTTAGAATAGGTTATGCTGATCTTTTTTCGAATACTTTTACAGAGCAGAAGACAATCGCGGAAGAAGCTCCCTGA